The bacterium genome has a segment encoding these proteins:
- a CDS encoding nucleotidyltransferase family protein, translating into MKAIILAAGEGKRMRPLTFEKPKPMIEVAGAPLLAHIIRSLPSEITELILVIGYKGEMVQAYFGDVFEGRRVTYVWQDKPLGTGHALLLCKELLESGERFVFMIGDDLHSPRALKLLVQKDLAMLVHEHPNPKEFGVVEVNDKNEIISFEEKPDVPKSNLVSPAVFVLDTRIFDYPVTMHPKGEYFAVDQISKMMKDHKFVVEQSDFWLPIGYPEDLKKAEEYLKAGK; encoded by the coding sequence ATGAAAGCAATAATTCTCGCGGCCGGCGAAGGGAAGCGCATGCGGCCGCTGACATTTGAAAAACCGAAGCCGATGATTGAAGTAGCGGGCGCTCCGCTCCTCGCGCACATCATTCGCAGTTTGCCATCGGAAATCACCGAGCTTATTTTGGTTATCGGCTACAAAGGCGAAATGGTGCAGGCGTATTTTGGTGATGTGTTTGAGGGGCGTCGCGTCACTTACGTGTGGCAGGATAAGCCGCTCGGCACCGGTCATGCGTTGCTGCTCTGCAAGGAACTCCTCGAATCCGGTGAACGATTTGTGTTTATGATCGGCGACGACTTGCACAGCCCGCGCGCGCTGAAATTGTTGGTGCAAAAAGATCTTGCCATGCTGGTGCACGAGCATCCAAACCCCAAAGAGTTCGGCGTGGTGGAGGTGAACGACAAAAACGAAATCATCAGTTTTGAGGAAAAGCCGGACGTGCCGAAATCAAACCTCGTTTCTCCGGCAGTATTCGTGCTGGACACTAGGATTTTTGATTATCCCGTTACCATGCATCCGAAAGGCGAATATTTTGCGGTAGATCAAATTAGCAAAATGATGAAAGACCATAAATTCGTCGTGGAGCAATCGGATTTTTGGCTCCCCATCGGCTATCCGGAGGATTTGAAGAAGGCGGAGGAGTATCTGAAAGCAGGGAAATAA
- a CDS encoding cob(I)yrinic acid a,c-diamide adenosyltransferase, with the protein MIIVFTGNGKGKTTAALGQAVRALGRGKRVLMIQWIKGPWKSGEEFADITTKAGETTRGEFRLIKKGLGFVGILGDTLPREKHAEAARTALKFFTDELESGKWDLIVLDEINVAMSLRLLKVADVLRAIKKVPLEKLVVLTGRGAPASIIKAADLATEMRELKHPFTKGKLAKMAIEF; encoded by the coding sequence ATGATTATTGTCTTCACGGGTAACGGAAAAGGTAAGACCACGGCCGCGCTCGGCCAAGCAGTTCGCGCGTTGGGCCGCGGCAAACGCGTGCTGATGATTCAGTGGATTAAAGGGCCGTGGAAATCCGGAGAGGAGTTTGCGGACATCACCACAAAAGCCGGCGAAACAACGCGTGGAGAATTTCGGCTGATAAAAAAAGGGCTTGGTTTTGTGGGGATACTTGGCGATACATTGCCGCGGGAAAAACACGCCGAAGCGGCGCGCACCGCGTTAAAATTTTTTACGGATGAATTGGAAAGCGGAAAGTGGGACTTGATAGTTTTGGATGAAATAAATGTCGCGATGTCGCTGAGACTGCTGAAGGTTGCCGATGTGCTCCGCGCCATAAAAAAAGTTCCGCTGGAAAAACTCGTGGTCTTGACCGGACGCGGCGCGCCGGCGTCAATCATCAAAGCGGCGGATTTGGCGACGGAAATGCGCGAGTTGAAACATCCGTTTACGAAGGGCAAGTTGGCGAAGATGGCGATAGAGTTTTAA
- a CDS encoding type IV secretion system DNA-binding domain-containing protein has translation MERKIKSETQPSKDVVYFGKTDFRNAERLFGIKRKDRRQHMYVMGKTGTGKSVLLHNLILQDILNGDGVCVVDPHGELVEGVLEKIPRERLKDVIYFNPADTEFPMGFNPLELPDPKYKHLVASGLMGIFTKIWSNVWSARMEYILNNAILALLDTPNTTLLGIPRLLVDKDYRQQIINNLKDPVVKAFWMNEYEEWQDKFRNEAIAPIQNKVGQFLSTAIVRNVVGQSKSTIDIFDLMNEQKIFLVNVSKGRIGEDNSALMGAMIITKIQLAAMERVRIPEEDRRDFYLFVDEFQNFATDSFAGVLSEARKYRLNLIIAHQYVGQLVTDVSTKVRDAVFGNVGTMIIFRVGAADAEFLENEFEPEFVIQDIVNLPNYRIYLKLMVDGITVRPFSAMTLPPFKTTTEAVKVGDVIAMSRERYARPAVEVEDNIRRWASGSGAVDEAGEALSTPVKHVTASGDTVEMYPAKCSNCGKETRVPFKPTPGKPVYCSECFEKIQKGELAAPERPVSRESGRRTQETMEGLAGLGIEYKQERRAPAPTPHGEWRGGAPHGGPVHRSSGEGGHPRPHSEPQRPHSEHTQARHDDRRHDGGPKLAKPMPQREVKPVEKKRDEIEPGSNADIPALKSAIQEALKRK, from the coding sequence ATGGAGCGGAAGATAAAAAGCGAAACGCAGCCGAGTAAGGACGTCGTCTATTTCGGAAAAACGGATTTCCGCAATGCCGAGCGTCTTTTTGGCATTAAACGGAAAGACCGCCGCCAGCACATGTACGTGATGGGAAAAACCGGCACGGGGAAATCCGTGTTGCTGCATAACCTTATTCTGCAGGATATTTTGAACGGCGACGGCGTGTGCGTGGTTGACCCGCACGGTGAACTTGTGGAGGGCGTGTTGGAAAAGATTCCGCGGGAGCGCCTCAAAGACGTTATTTATTTCAACCCGGCGGACACCGAATTTCCGATGGGTTTTAATCCGCTGGAGCTGCCCGACCCGAAGTATAAGCACCTTGTGGCCTCCGGCCTCATGGGCATTTTCACAAAAATCTGGTCAAACGTGTGGTCGGCGCGCATGGAATACATTTTGAACAATGCGATTCTTGCGCTTTTGGATACGCCGAACACGACGCTCCTCGGCATTCCGCGTCTCTTGGTGGACAAAGATTACCGTCAGCAGATCATTAATAATTTGAAGGATCCGGTAGTGAAGGCATTTTGGATGAACGAGTACGAGGAGTGGCAGGATAAGTTCCGCAATGAAGCTATCGCGCCGATTCAAAACAAAGTCGGACAATTTCTTTCAACGGCAATTGTCCGGAATGTGGTGGGGCAGTCAAAAAGCACTATTGATATTTTTGACTTGATGAACGAGCAGAAGATTTTTCTTGTGAACGTGTCCAAGGGGCGTATTGGCGAAGACAACTCCGCCTTGATGGGCGCGATGATTATCACAAAAATCCAGCTTGCGGCGATGGAGCGCGTGCGTATTCCGGAGGAAGACCGCAGAGATTTTTATTTGTTTGTGGACGAGTTCCAAAATTTCGCGACGGATTCATTCGCGGGTGTGCTTTCCGAAGCGCGTAAGTATCGGCTGAATCTTATTATCGCGCACCAATACGTGGGGCAACTCGTGACGGATGTTTCAACAAAAGTCCGCGACGCAGTGTTTGGCAACGTCGGAACGATGATTATATTCCGTGTTGGCGCGGCGGACGCCGAATTTTTGGAAAACGAATTTGAGCCGGAGTTTGTGATCCAAGACATTGTGAACCTGCCGAATTATCGGATTTACCTGAAGCTGATGGTGGACGGCATCACGGTGCGTCCGTTTTCCGCGATGACGTTGCCGCCGTTTAAAACAACTACCGAAGCGGTGAAGGTAGGGGATGTGATTGCGATGTCGCGCGAGCGTTATGCGCGGCCGGCAGTGGAGGTTGAGGATAACATCCGGCGATGGGCGAGCGGTTCCGGCGCAGTGGACGAGGCGGGCGAGGCGCTGTCAACACCGGTGAAACATGTAACGGCAAGCGGGGACACGGTGGAAATGTATCCGGCGAAGTGCTCAAACTGCGGCAAAGAAACGCGCGTGCCGTTTAAGCCGACGCCGGGGAAACCGGTGTATTGTTCCGAGTGTTTTGAAAAAATACAAAAAGGTGAGTTAGCCGCGCCCGAACGGCCGGTGAGCCGCGAGAGTGGACGGCGCACGCAAGAAACGATGGAAGGCTTGGCCGGGCTGGGTATTGAGTATAAACAGGAGCGGCGCGCACCGGCGCCGACCCCACATGGTGAGTGGAGAGGCGGCGCGCCGCATGGCGGACCTGTCCACCGAAGCTCTGGCGAAGGCGGGCATCCACGACCACACAGCGAGCCTCAACGGCCGCACAGTGAGCATACACAAGCGCGTCACGATGATCGCCGGCACGATGGCGGCCCGAAACTCGCGAAACCTATGCCGCAGAGAGAAGTCAAACCCGTGGAGAAAAAACGCGATGAAATTGAGCCCGGTTCAAACGCGGACATTCCGGCGCTGAAGAGCGCGATTCAGGAGGCGCTTAAGCGAAAGTAG
- a CDS encoding ComEC/Rec2 family competence protein: protein MDETTKPIPLHDLAFFIAIFFLCGVLISSISGSIALRLVLSGGAAVLVMVIALAFRQSVIAMLAAAIFLGGLYHVGYEEMQTREEIIFDAPVTIEGIVRRAAPSASSQKVDVGNIRLTLARYPSYRYGNVLRVEGVIKAPDAAFRNRYLRDGIVGTMNYPITTLVNEDGGSFFMAALIHFKERIARTFTATLPRGEALLMSGLTLGTKAEFSKEFRAELSQSGTAHLVALSGYNIMVIVLGLGWLFRRMRLTRAAFPLTVGAIVAFVLMTGAEASVVRAAFMGSIVMLAGAVGRIYSFRNAIALAAFFMALQNPKVLLFDIGFALSFAALLGIVYLEPIIGRITRLDARGGILGWRKSISMTVAATIATLPITLVNFGTFSLSGIIANIAMLLAVPATMFLGLLIAIGGFIAMPLAKLFALLAYPLLWYEGAMISFFSGFGYVSGITGAGAGFLIAYYSVLIALMLYVNRRLQYVELFETQHK from the coding sequence ATGGACGAAACAACAAAACCGATACCACTGCACGACCTCGCTTTTTTTATCGCCATATTTTTCTTATGTGGCGTTTTGATTTCCAGTATTTCGGGAAGCATTGCGTTGCGTCTTGTGTTGTCGGGCGGCGCGGCAGTGCTTGTCATGGTTATCGCGTTGGCATTTCGGCAGTCTGTCATCGCGATGCTCGCGGCGGCGATATTCTTAGGTGGCCTCTATCATGTTGGTTATGAGGAAATGCAAACGCGCGAGGAAATAATTTTTGACGCGCCGGTTACCATCGAAGGCATTGTGCGCCGCGCGGCGCCAAGCGCGAGCAGTCAGAAAGTTGACGTCGGGAACATCCGCCTTACGCTTGCGCGCTATCCATCGTATCGTTACGGCAATGTGCTGCGCGTCGAAGGTGTCATAAAAGCGCCGGATGCCGCGTTTCGGAACCGGTATCTTCGCGACGGTATTGTGGGAACAATGAATTATCCGATTACGACACTCGTCAACGAAGACGGCGGAAGTTTTTTTATGGCGGCGCTGATTCATTTCAAGGAGCGCATCGCGCGAACATTTACGGCAACGCTTCCTCGTGGCGAGGCGTTGCTCATGTCCGGATTGACGCTTGGCACCAAGGCCGAGTTTTCCAAAGAATTTCGCGCGGAACTTTCGCAAAGCGGCACCGCGCACCTTGTGGCGCTCTCCGGCTATAACATTATGGTGATCGTGCTTGGGTTGGGCTGGCTTTTCCGCCGGATGCGCCTCACGCGCGCAGCGTTTCCGCTGACGGTCGGGGCGATTGTGGCGTTTGTGTTGATGACCGGCGCCGAGGCCTCGGTCGTTCGTGCGGCGTTTATGGGAAGCATTGTGATGCTCGCCGGCGCGGTCGGTCGAATATATAGCTTCAGAAACGCCATCGCCCTTGCCGCGTTTTTTATGGCACTGCAAAATCCGAAGGTGCTCTTGTTCGACATCGGCTTTGCACTTTCATTCGCGGCATTGTTGGGCATTGTGTATCTGGAGCCGATCATCGGCCGCATTACGCGCCTGGACGCGCGCGGTGGCATCCTTGGTTGGCGCAAAAGTATTTCCATGACGGTTGCGGCGACCATCGCGACGCTTCCGATCACGCTCGTGAATTTCGGCACGTTTTCACTCTCCGGCATCATCGCGAACATCGCTATGCTACTGGCCGTGCCCGCGACGATGTTTTTAGGGTTGCTCATCGCTATCGGCGGATTTATCGCGATGCCACTCGCGAAGCTCTTCGCGTTGCTCGCGTATCCTCTTTTGTGGTACGAAGGAGCGATGATAAGTTTTTTTAGCGGATTCGGATATGTGAGCGGCATCACGGGTGCCGGCGCGGGATTTTTAATCGCGTATTACAGCGTGCTGATAGCATTGATGCTATACGTAAACCGACGGTTACAATATGTGGAACTTTTTGAAACACAACATAAATAA
- a CDS encoding leucyl aminopeptidase family protein, whose amino-acid sequence MKFNLNTKLKKGDMKGLDAFLLPAWLKEGKIEAWGGVFALLDPADQKLLKAFAATQLQKDGDAELVKLNKAPAYVFVAVNETIDEKTFALLTRRFVRAAKAEGLKNIGLYLDDVERANIAAGCAAELITQNALLAHVNFSEQFKTPPKEGWKHVEVVTLFTHHESSDLNASVKRGVILGEAMNRCRTLANYPAGEMSPEGLAEAAREVAKETKNVTVTVFDEKRLKSEGMNAILAVGKGSANPPRLIVLEYKGGKDGEKPLAFVGKGVTFDSGGLNIKTGDSMEDMHLDMSGGAAVITAVGAIAKLRLPVNVMGLVPAAENMPSGLSYRQGDIIKVYGGKTIEVGDTDAEGRVILADAIEYAKTKKPALTVTIATLTGAVVVALGGRMAGLFVAGNKPLRDALEGIGEKSGDVVWPLPLDDDFDKDIEGKFADVTNTHKANSRDGGASVAAAFLRHFAKPMPFAHIDMAPRMTAIPDEEHLAKGAVGFGVRYFVELAAHWASIAGLCTADKKKE is encoded by the coding sequence TCCTTTTGCCGGCATGGCTGAAAGAGGGAAAAATTGAGGCCTGGGGCGGAGTTTTTGCTCTGCTTGACCCTGCCGACCAGAAGCTTTTGAAAGCATTTGCGGCAACGCAGTTACAGAAAGACGGCGACGCCGAGCTGGTAAAGCTCAACAAAGCCCCAGCATATGTGTTTGTCGCGGTGAACGAGACGATTGACGAGAAAACGTTCGCACTGCTTACGCGCCGGTTTGTGCGTGCGGCAAAGGCGGAGGGGTTGAAAAATATCGGCCTGTATCTTGATGATGTGGAGCGCGCGAATATTGCCGCGGGGTGCGCAGCGGAGTTGATCACGCAGAACGCGTTGCTCGCGCATGTTAATTTTTCCGAACAATTCAAAACTCCGCCGAAAGAAGGTTGGAAGCATGTGGAGGTCGTAACGCTTTTCACGCATCACGAATCAAGCGATCTTAACGCAAGCGTGAAGCGCGGCGTGATTTTGGGCGAGGCGATGAATCGCTGCCGGACGCTTGCGAATTATCCGGCGGGTGAAATGTCGCCGGAAGGTTTAGCGGAGGCCGCACGCGAAGTTGCGAAGGAAACAAAAAACGTGACGGTAACGGTGTTTGACGAAAAGCGTTTGAAGTCCGAAGGCATGAACGCCATTTTGGCGGTGGGCAAGGGTTCGGCAAATCCGCCGCGTCTTATTGTGCTTGAGTACAAAGGCGGCAAGGACGGCGAGAAACCGTTGGCATTTGTTGGCAAAGGCGTCACGTTTGACTCGGGTGGTTTGAATATCAAAACCGGCGACTCAATGGAAGATATGCATCTTGACATGTCCGGCGGTGCCGCGGTTATCACGGCTGTCGGCGCGATTGCGAAATTGCGGTTGCCGGTCAATGTCATGGGGCTGGTGCCTGCTGCGGAAAATATGCCGAGCGGATTAAGTTATCGGCAGGGCGACATCATTAAGGTATATGGCGGAAAAACGATTGAGGTGGGCGATACCGACGCCGAGGGGCGCGTTATTTTGGCGGACGCGATTGAGTATGCCAAAACAAAGAAACCGGCACTCACTGTGACCATCGCGACCTTGACCGGCGCGGTTGTGGTTGCGCTCGGCGGCAGAATGGCTGGGCTTTTTGTGGCCGGCAATAAGCCGTTGCGCGACGCATTGGAAGGAATCGGTGAGAAATCCGGGGATGTCGTATGGCCATTGCCGTTGGACGATGATTTTGACAAAGATATTGAGGGCAAATTCGCGGACGTGACCAATACGCACAAAGCAAATTCGCGCGATGGCGGCGCAAGCGTTGCGGCGGCATTTTTGCGGCACTTCGCAAAGCCGATGCCATTCGCGCATATTGACATGGCACCGCGCATGACGGCGATTCCTGATGAGGAACATCTCGCAAAAGGCGCCGTGGGTTTTGGTGTGCGTTATTTTGTGGAACTCGCCGCCCATTGGGCGAGTATTGCCGGGTTGTGCACAGCAGACAAGAAAAAGGAGTAG
- a CDS encoding elongation factor P, with protein sequence MLSYNDLKIGMTFLYEGEPYEVQEYGFLRMQQRKPVAQTKIKNLITGKILERNFHQNEKFEDVEIEKVPINFIYAHRDEFWFNDPNDPKKRFELKTEVLGTPGQFLKANTKVMAVKWGERIITVEIPIKMELLVKDAPPNERGNTAQGGSKQAVLETGAAVSVPLFVNTGDVIKVNTQTGEYVERMEKAK encoded by the coding sequence ATGCTCAGTTACAACGACTTAAAAATTGGGATGACGTTCCTTTACGAAGGTGAACCGTATGAGGTGCAAGAATACGGGTTTTTGCGCATGCAGCAGAGGAAGCCGGTGGCGCAGACGAAAATCAAGAATCTCATCACCGGGAAGATTTTGGAGCGTAATTTCCATCAGAACGAAAAGTTTGAGGACGTGGAAATTGAAAAAGTTCCGATTAACTTTATTTACGCGCATCGGGATGAGTTTTGGTTCAACGATCCGAATGATCCCAAAAAACGCTTTGAACTCAAAACAGAAGTACTCGGGACTCCTGGGCAGTTTTTGAAAGCGAACACGAAAGTCATGGCGGTGAAATGGGGCGAGCGCATTATCACGGTGGAAATTCCGATTAAGATGGAACTGCTAGTGAAAGACGCGCCGCCAAATGAGCGCGGCAACACCGCGCAAGGCGGAAGCAAGCAGGCAGTACTTGAAACCGGAGCGGCGGTGTCTGTGCCGCTATTCGTGAACACAGGGGATGTGATTAAGGTGAATACGCAGACCGGGGAATATGTGGAGAGGATGGAAAAAGCAAAATAA
- the mnmA gene encoding tRNA 2-thiouridine(34) synthase MnmA: MKKKGNKVFVAMSGGVDSSVAAALLIKQGYDVIGAHMKCFNVDGCAERDAEDARRVAEQLKIPFYVFDFEKEYKERVVDYMIKGYKSGITPNPDVMCNKEIKFGLFFEKARKLGADFVATGHYVRLRRTTIDKKQLTIDKTGQAVGQMSNVKCQMSLCTARDLNKDQSYFLWTLTQKQLAHCLFPIGEYTKPRVRVLAKKFGLLTAVKKDSQGICFLGQVSIRDFLKQYIKPKKGNVLLAPAVIPANAGIQKRQGPAKMDSGSEAGMTSQRVVGTHEGAHLYTIGQRHGFGVGGLATPHYVISKDLKKNTITIAPENHPSLYQKEITLTEVNFIRPSQMSKVNGQMSVMARVRYRQPLASAMFYKLKAKSYKLVFDKPQKFVAAGQSAVFYDVRGEMLGGGIIVV; encoded by the coding sequence ATGAAAAAGAAGGGTAACAAAGTGTTTGTAGCCATGTCCGGCGGCGTAGACAGCTCCGTCGCCGCGGCATTACTCATCAAACAGGGCTACGACGTTATTGGCGCGCACATGAAATGCTTCAACGTAGACGGCTGTGCGGAGCGCGATGCCGAGGATGCCCGCAGAGTTGCCGAACAATTAAAAATTCCATTCTACGTTTTTGATTTTGAAAAAGAGTATAAGGAGCGCGTGGTGGACTACATGATTAAGGGGTATAAATCCGGCATCACGCCAAACCCGGATGTGATGTGCAACAAAGAAATCAAGTTTGGGCTGTTTTTTGAGAAAGCGCGGAAGTTGGGGGCGGATTTTGTGGCGACGGGGCACTACGTCCGCCTTCGGCGGACAACAATTGACAAGAAACAATTGACAATTGACAAAACGGGTCAAGCCGTCGGTCAAATGTCAAATGTCAAATGTCAAATGTCGCTTTGCACTGCTCGCGATTTGAACAAAGATCAGTCATATTTTCTCTGGACGCTGACGCAAAAACAGCTCGCACATTGTCTTTTTCCGATAGGCGAGTACACGAAGCCGCGGGTGCGGGTGCTCGCAAAAAAGTTTGGGCTTTTGACCGCGGTAAAAAAGGATTCGCAGGGCATCTGCTTCCTGGGGCAGGTGAGCATCCGCGACTTTTTGAAGCAATATATTAAGCCGAAAAAAGGTAACGTGCTTCTTGCGCCCGCTGTCATTCCCGCGAACGCGGGAATCCAGAAGCGTCAAGGTCCGGCAAAAATGGATTCCGGCTCGGAGGCCGGAATGACAAGCCAGCGCGTTGTCGGCACGCACGAAGGCGCTCATCTGTACACCATCGGGCAACGGCACGGTTTTGGCGTTGGCGGACTCGCAACACCGCACTACGTCATCTCAAAAGATTTAAAAAAGAACACCATTACCATCGCGCCCGAAAACCACCCGTCGTTGTATCAGAAGGAAATCACATTAACGGAGGTGAATTTTATTCGCCCAAGTCAAATGTCAAAAGTCAATGGTCAAATGTCAGTAATGGCCCGCGTCCGCTACCGCCAACCCCTCGCTTCCGCAATGTTCTATAAGCTAAAAGCTAAAAGCTATAAGCTGGTTTTTGATAAGCCGCAAAAGTTTGTCGCCGCGGGACAATCCGCTGTTTTCTACGACGTGCGGGGCGAAATGCTCGGCGGGGGAATCATCGTGGTATAA